The Terriglobales bacterium sequence GGGTAAATCGACCACGCTGGCGGCCATGATCGACAAGATCAACACCGAGCGCCACGAACACATCATCACCATCGAAGACCCCATCGAGTTCGTGCACCAGAACAAGAACTGCCTGGTGAACCAGCGCGAGGTGCATTCCGATACCAAGTCGTTCACGGACGCGCTGCGCGCAGCGTTGCGCGAAGACCCCGACGTGGTGCTCATCGGCGAGATGCGCGACCTGGAGACCATCGAGGCGGCCCTGCGCATCGCCGAGACCGGCCACTTGACCTTCGGCACGCTGCACACCAACTCCGCGGCCTCTACCATCAACCGCGTCATCGACGTCTTCCCCTCCCACCAGCAATCGCAGATCCGCGCCCAGCTTTCCTTAGTGCTGGAAGGGATTTGCTGCCAGGCGCTGCTGGCCAAGCCCGGAGGGCAGGGCCGGTGCATGGCCATGGAGATCCTGGTGCCCAACGCCGCGGTCCGCAACCTCATCCGCGAGGACAAGATCCACCAGGTGTATTCCGCCATGCAGGCGGGCCAGGACAAATTCGGCATGCAGACGTTCAACCAGTCGCTGGCCTCGCTGTACTTCCAGAAGCAGATCACGTTGGAGGTAGCGGTCCAGCGCTCGTCCATGCCGGATGAACTCAACGAGATGATCAGTCGCGGCGCGGGGCTGAACAAGGGAGTCCCTGCGCCGGTACGCAGGTAAAGGGAATCAACGGCCGGGAAGCCGGCCAAGGAGGTCCAGATGCCAGTCTTTACATTCAAGGGAACAGACGCAGCGGGCAAGAAGGTGGCCGGCGAGCGCACGGCGGAGAACAAGCAGGTGCTGGCCGCTGCCTTGCGGCGGGAGCGCATCCAGCCCGGCGCCATCAAGGAGAAGGGCAAAGAGTTCGTGATGCCCACCTTCGGCTCCGGCAAGGTCGCCACCAAGGACCTCGCCATCTTCTTCCGCCAGTTCTCGGTGATGATCGACGCCGGACTTCCCCTGGTACAGTGCCTGGAGATCATGGCCGCCAATCAGGAGAACCCCACCTTCCAGAAGTGCCTGACCGGCGTGCGGACCACGGTGGAAGGCGGCGCCACTCTGGCCAACGCCATGAAGGGCTATCCCAAGATCTTCGACGAACTCACCACCAACATGATCGAGGCGGGCGAGACCGGCGGTATTTTGGACGTCATCCTGCAGCGCCTGGCCGGATACGTGGAAAAGGCCGTGAGGCTGAGAGGCGCGGTGAAGTCGGCGCTCATCTACCCGGTCTCGGTCATCTCCATCGCCCTCGTCGTGGTGGGAGGGCTGATGATCTTCGTGGTTCCCATCTTCGCCAACCTGTTCGCCGGCTTGGGCGTGGACCTGCCGCTGCCCACCCGCATCGTCATGGGCACCAGTAATGCGCTGGGATTCTTCGTCTTCAAGCTTTGGTTTGTGTGGATCCCGGGCACCATAGCCTTCGTTTGGGGATTCAGACAGGTCCTCAAGACGCGCAGGGGCCGCTACCTCTTTGACAAGATGCTGCTGAACATCCCGGTGATGGGTATGTTGCTGCGCAAGATCGCGGTGGCGCGCTTCACCCGGACGCTGGGCACCCTGATCACCTCGGGCGTGCCCATCCTGGAGGGCCTATCCATCACCGCCCGCACCTCGGGCAACGCCGTCCTGGAAGAGGCGCTGATGAAGGTGCGCAAAGCCATCGAGGAAGGCCGCACCATCGTGGACCCGCTGAAGGAAAGCGGCGTGTTCCCCAACATGGTGACCCAGATGATCGGCGTGGGTGAGGCCACCGGCGCCATGGACGCCATGCTGTCGAAGATCGCGGACTTCTACGAAGAAGAGGTGGACACCGCCACCAAGGACATGCTGACCCTGCTGGAGCCCATTATGATCGGCTTCCTGGGCGTGGCCGTCGGTGGCATCGTCATCTCCCTGTATATGCCGCTGTTCGCCATGATCGGCAAACTGGCAGGGTAGGCGCGGAGCCGCAACCTCCGGAGCGCAGCGTCCCCAGGCGGGGTGTCTCGCCGGATCCTGCCGCGCAGAGCCGAGCCCATGAACGCACGAATCGGATCTCAGTTCAACGAGCGTACCTGGCTCACCTGGCTGGTGAAGGTGCGCATCATCGTCATCACCTTCCTCCTGGGCATCGGCCTGGCCATCATCCGGCTTACGACCAACAACATCAGCGAGTTCGGCTTCGTCAGCGTGATCGTGCTCTGGTACACGATCTCGGTCTTCTACGCCCTGCTGCTCTCTATCTGGGACGACTACCTCATTCAGTCGCGGCTGCAGATCCTGGCCGACCTGGTTTTCGTCACCGCCATCGTCTATCTTGCCGGCGGCAGCGACACTCCCTTCAACTTCCTCTATCCGCTGGTCATCATTATCGCCAGCATCGTGCTCTCCCGCGCCTGGGCCTACCTGGTGGCGGCGCTCTCCTTCATCCTGTTCGGCGCCACCCTGGAGCTGGCCTACTTCGACGTCATCCACTCCTACGCCACCACCCGGCCGGACCCCAAGTCGTTGCAGGCCATCATCTTCATCAACCTCTTCGCCTTCATGGCCGTGGCCTACCTTTCCAGCAGTCTGACCACCAAGCTGCGTCAGGTGGATGTGCAGCTCCAGGATAAGAGCGGCGCCCTGGAGAAGCTGGAGGCCCTGCACGAGAACATCATCAACTCCATGCGCGGCGGCGTCATTACCACCGACCTGGAAGGACGGGTCACGCTGTTGAACGCGCCCGGGCAGGCGCTGCTCGAGCGTCGCGGCCGCCAGGCGCTGGGGCAGCCGGTCTCCAAGCTCTTTCTCGATCGCCTGCCCGACGTCTCCTCCTCTTCCATCCAGGGCGAGGTCCGCTCCCTCACTCCCTCGGGCAAGGAGAAGACCTTCAGCATCACCGCCTCGCCGCTGACCGTCCCCGAGCGCGGCATCCTGGGCTACGTCTACGCCTTCTCCGACCTGACCGAGATCCGGAGGCTGGAGCGCGAGGTGCGCATGCGCGACCGGCTTTCCGCGGTCGGCCGCATGGCGGCGGGCATCGCCCACGAGATCCGCAACCCGCTCTCCTCCATCGCCGGCTCGGTCAAGCTGCTCTCCGAGATCTCCACCCTCAACGACGAGCAGCGCACCATGGTGGAGATCGTCACTCGCGAGTCGCAGCGGCTCAACACCATCATCTCCGACTTCCTCACCTATTCGCGCGAGAAGAGGCTGGAGTTCACGTGCCTGGACCTGCTGCCGCTGCTCGAAGACACCCTCACCCTGCTGGAGAACCGGCCCCGCAAGGCGCCGGTCGAGGTGGTGCGCCGGCTGGAGCCGGGCCCGGCCTTCTCGCTGGTGGATGGCGACCGGATGAAGCAAGTGTTCTGGAACATCTGCGAGAACGCGCTGCAAGCCATGCCCGAAGGCGGGCGGCTCACCGTCTCGCTGCGCGGCGACGGCGACAACTGGCAGATCAGCTTCGCCGATACCGGGCACGGGCTGGCTTCGGAGCAGATGGACAAGATCTTCGAGCCCTTCCAGACCCAGTTCGACGGCGGGACCGGGCTGGGGCTGGCCATCGTGTACCAGATCGTGCAGGCCCACGACGGCAGGATCTGGGCGCGCTCGGCGCCGGGCGAGGGCGCAGAGTTCACCCTGGAACTGAAGCGAGCCGCACCGCCGGCGGAGGCTGAGCCCGCCGCAGCCGCCGTGGCCAAGGCGGGCCATGGCTAATATCCTGCTCTGCGACGACGAGCGCTCCATCTGCGAGATGCTCGACCTGGCCCTGCGCAAGGGGGGGCACCGGGTGGAGACGGTCAATTCCGGCGCCGCTGCCAAGCGCAAGATCGACGGCGCCCTCTACGACATCATCGTCACCGACGTCCGCATGCCCTCCGTCGACGGCTTGGAGGTGCTGCGCCACGCCCGGCTCATCTCCCCGGACTCTCTGGTGCTGCTCATCACCGCCCTCGACGATTCAGAAACCCCCATCCAGGCGCTCAATGCCGGCGCCTTCCACTTCATTCGCAAAGGCCCCGCCCTGCTCGAGGACGTGAAGGCCGCCATCGGCCTGGCCGCGGAGAAGATCACCCTGCGGCAACAGAACTTCGCCTTCCGGCGCGACGCCGCCAGCCGCAACACGCTGGAGAACTTCATCGGCACCAGTCCGCCCATGCAGAAGCTGAAGGAGACCATCCGCACCGTCGCCTCCACCGGCTCGACCATCGTCATCAAGGGCGAGAGCGGGACGGGCAAGGAGCTGGTGGCCCGCGCCGTTCACGCCTGCTCGCCCCGCGCCGCCGAGCCCTTCGTCTCCGTCAACTGCGGCGCCTTCCCCGAGACCCTGCTGGAGAGCGAGCTCTTCGGTTACGTGAAGGGCGCTTTCACCGGCGCCGGCCAGAACAAGAGCGGCCTGTTCGAGGCGGCCAACGGCGGCACCCTCTTCCTCGACGAGATCAGCGAGACCACGCCCGCCATGCAGGTCAAGCTGCTGCGGGTGCTCCAGGAGCGCAGCCTGCGCCCGGTGGGAGGAACCCAGGAGATTTCGGTGGACGTGCGCGTCATCTCCGCCACCAACAAGGACCTGGACGAACTGGTCGCCTCCGGCGGCTTTCGCGAGGACCTCTACTACCGGCTGAGCGTCATTCCCATCGTGGTCCCGCCGCTGCGCGAGCGCCGCGAGGACATTCCCCTGCTGGTCCTCCACTTCCTCAAGAAGTACGCGCCCGCGGCGGGGAAGAGCATCGTGCGCGTCACGCCGCAGTCGCTCGAAGCGCTGCGCGACTACGACTGGCCGGGAAACGTCCGCCAACTGGAGAACACGGTGGAGCGCGCCGTGGCCCTCGAGACCTCCGACCAGTTGCACGTGGAGCTGCCGGTCGAGCGGTCGAAGGCGCGGACGGCTGGAGGGCCGGCGCCCGCCGCCATTCCCGCCGACGGCCTCGATATGGAGGGCTACGTGGCCTCCATCGAGCGCTCGCTGCTCGAGTCGGCGCTGCGCCAGTCCGAGGGCGTCCAGACCCGCGCCGCCGAGCTGCTCAAGCTCTCCTACCGCTCATTCCGGCATCTGGTGAAGAAGTACGAAATCTAGAGAAGGGTGAACCGTTGACCGTAACCCATTAACAGCAAACCTGTTACTCCTTCTGCTTTAGCTGCTGCTTCCACCCCAGGATGCGCGCCTTGTTCGCCTCTTCCTCCGCCTCCGGGACCATCCCTTTCTTCTGGTACAGGATGGAGAGGCTGGTGTGGGCCAGGGTGTCGTTGGGGTCGAGGGTGGAGATCTTCTGGGCAACCTCGATGGCTTCGTCCAGGCGGTTCAGGTCCTGATAGGCGCGGGCCAGCCCGTGCATGGCGTCGGTGAAGGAGGGGTCGAGCTCGATGGCCTTCTTGTACTGCTCGATGGCCTCCTGGTGGCGGCCTTCGGCGTAGAGGTCGAGCGCGCTGTAGTAGTGGTCTTCCGCCGCCTGACGATTGCCCGCGTCACTCATGGCTTCGAGTATATTGGATTTGTGATGTTGGACTTGTAATTTGTGATTTGCCAGGCGAAGGCAGCGCCGCTTCGGCATTTAGAAATCACCAATCACCAATCACCAATTACAAATACTGATGAACTACATCCTCCGCTTCCTGTGGAACTCGACCCGCGGACACCGCCTGGCTCCGTGGCGCAGCCCCTACCTCAAATGGCGCATTGAGACCTATGCCGGCCTCAAGATGAACAAGATCGGCTTCCTGGAGTTCTGGGGATTCATGTGGCGCGAGCGGACTCAACTCGCGCGCTTCCTCAAGTGGACCTCGGAGATGGACCGCTACGCCCGCCCCAAGCCCAAGAACCCATAAGTGTTGTGTGGATGCGGGCGACACGCCCGCGCAGGTTATCCCGCCGCTTCCGCAGGCGCGGCTTCCTCGAAGAGCACGCCCACGTCCGAGCCCTTGTCGACGCCCAGCACACGCGACGCTTGGCCGCGGTGCGTGGCGATCTCCAAGAATCCCATGCTGCCCAGGATGGCGAACACCTCGCCGGCGGCGCCGTCGGCGTAGGCCGTGCGCAGGCGCGTGACCTCGCTCTTGCCGATCAGCACCTTGAACGCCGGCGGCGTCGGCGGGTCGAACAGCCGGGGAAGGTCTCTGGGCGTGAAGTTGGTGATGAGGTTGCCGAACTTGTCTACCTTGAGCACCACGCCCTTCATCAGATTGTCATTGATGGGTTTGGGCTTGGGCGCGGCAAAGCGCACAAAGTCGTCGATCTCCTCGCCGAACTTCGAGACCTCGACCCCCTTGCTCAGCCATCCCGCCACCGCGGCGAACAGGTCGCGGCCCTGGAAGGTGTTGCTCGTGGGCTGCAGGAAGTAATGGTCGGCGGTGATGTGTCGCACCGAGAGCCGCTCCTCCTGCTCATACACCAGCGACAGCACGCCGTTGTCCGGCGCCAGAAAGACATGTTTCTCAGCCGTGACCAGCAGCGGCCGCCTGGAACTCCCTACCCCCGGGTCCACAATCACCAGGTGGACGGTGTCCGTCGGGAAGTAGCGATAGGCCTGGGCGATGGTCAGGGCCCCGTCCAGCACGTCGTAGGAGTGCACTGAGTTGCAGATGTCCACGAGCTGCGCCGCCGGGTTGATGGTCAGGATCACCCCCTTCATCGCGCCCACGTAGTGGTCGCTCTCGCCGAAGTCGGTGGTGAAGGTGATCAGCCGCTGCATTGGGAAAGCCTTTCTCTCTGCCGGGTCGCATTCCTGGAGGCATCGGAAAAATATCGCGGTAGTGCGGCAAAGTCAAGCGTAACAAGCAGATATGGCCGAAGCGGGCCGCCTGCCAGCCACCCCGGCGCAGGCCCGAGCTCCGGCGCCGCCTACGGCTTCACCCCCAACTGCCAGAACAGGAATGAATAGATGTCGGTGTTCTCCCCTATGATCTTGGCGATGGGCTTGCCCGCGCCGTGTCCCGCCTTGGGCTCGATGCGCAGCAGGATGGGACGCTTGGCATCGCTGCCGTTCGCCGCCCGCGCCTGCATCAGCGCCGCCATCTTCTTGGCGTGCATCGGATCCACCCGCGTGTCCGTGTCCGCGGTCATGAACAGGATGGCGGGATAACTCTGCCCCTCCTTCACGTGGTGGTAGGGCGAGTAAGCGTAGAGCCACTCGAACTGCTTGGCATCGTCCGCCGAGCCGTATTCCGGGATCCACAGCTTGGCGATCTGGAAGTTCTGGTAGCGCAGCATGTCGAGCAGCGGCACCTGGCATACCACAGCGCGGAACAGGTCCGGCCGCTGGGTGAAAGCCGCGCCCATCAGCAGCCCGCCATTCGAGCCTCCCTGGATGGCCAGGTGCTCCTTGTCCGTGTACTTCTGCGAGATGAGGAACTCGGCGGCGGCGATGAAGTCGTCGAAGACGTTCTGCTTGTTGCCCAGCATGCCGGCGCGGTGCCAGTCCTCGCCGAACTCGCTGCCTCCGCGCATGTTGGCTTCCGCGAACACTCCGCCGTGCTCCAGCCACAGATACACGCCGCGGCGGAAGGCGGGAGTAGAACTGATGTTGAATCCTCCGTATCCGGTCAGCAGCGTCGGATTCTGACCGTTGAGTACCAGGCCGCGCTTGGCCACCACGAACATCGGGACCTTGGTGCCGTCCTTGGAGAGGAACCACATCTGCTTTACCTGGTAAGCGGCGGAGTCCACCGAGGGCGCCGCCACCTTGGCCCACTGCGAGGACACCCCCGTGGCCAGCGGGTAGTGGTAGATGGTCGGAGGCACGGTGTAGGACTGGAAGCCGTAGAAGGCTTCCTTGCTGTTCCACTCGCCGCCCAGGCCGATGATGGTGCCGATGGTGGGCAGGTTGACGTCCTTCAGGAACTTGCCGCCGGTGGTGAAGAGTCTCAGTTGCGAGCTGGCGTTCTTTTCGTACTCCGCGAACAGCTGCCCGCCGATGATCTTGGTGCTGGTCAGCACCGCGTCGCTCTGGGGAATGATCTCCTTCCAGTTGGCGCGCGCGGGATTCGCCGCCGCCACTTTGAACACGCGGTACCGCGGCGCGTCCTCGTTGGTCATGATGTAGATGTCGCCGTTATAGATCTCCGCGTTGTAGATGAAGTTCTTGCCCTCGGTCAGCGGCGTGAAGTCGCCCTCGCTCGTCGCCTCGCGGACGAACAACTCACTCTTGGTCCAGCCCTGGTAGGCGGCGACCATCAGCCAGCGGCCGTCGTTCGAAAGCCCGACTCCCGGCCACTCCTGCGGATCGCGTCCCTTGCCGAAGATGAGCGGGTCGCCCTCCGGCTTGCTCCCCAGCACGTGATAGAAGACGTGCCGGTTGTACATTTCCTCGCCCGCCGCTACCTCGCCCTTCTTGGGATAGCGGGTGTAGTAGAAGCCGGAGCCGTCCAGCTTCCAGTCGAGGCTGGCGGCGCGCGTCTGCGGGATCTCGTCCGGCAGCAGCTTCCCGGTCGCCGTCTCCAGCACGTGCAGCGTACTGATCTCCGAGCCCGAGGGCGACGTCCCGTAGGCCACGTACTTGCCGTCGCGCGACGGAAACCACCAGTCGAGCGCCACCGTGCCGTCCGCCGCCATCGCGTTCACGTCCAGCAGCGCCCGGTCCTTTCCATGGACGCCGCGGCGCACGTACAGCACCGGCTGGTTCTGATGGCCCTCGCGCCGCGTGTAGAGGTAGTACGGCCCGGCAATTTGCGGCGTGTTGATGGTGCCGATGGTCAGCAACTGCTC is a genomic window containing:
- a CDS encoding type IV pilus twitching motility protein PilT, translating into MATTLSDLLKKMLEMNGSDLHITTNSPPQVRVHGHLTPLDMPPLTPAETKQLAYSVLTDAQKHRFEENLELDFSFGLKGLARFRGNCFNQRGATGAVFRVIPFEIKSFNQLNLPQVISKLCEKPRGLILVTGPTGSGKSTTLAAMIDKINTERHEHIITIEDPIEFVHQNKNCLVNQREVHSDTKSFTDALRAALREDPDVVLIGEMRDLETIEAALRIAETGHLTFGTLHTNSAASTINRVIDVFPSHQQSQIRAQLSLVLEGICCQALLAKPGGQGRCMAMEILVPNAAVRNLIREDKIHQVYSAMQAGQDKFGMQTFNQSLASLYFQKQITLEVAVQRSSMPDELNEMISRGAGLNKGVPAPVRR
- a CDS encoding type II secretion system F family protein, whose protein sequence is MPVFTFKGTDAAGKKVAGERTAENKQVLAAALRRERIQPGAIKEKGKEFVMPTFGSGKVATKDLAIFFRQFSVMIDAGLPLVQCLEIMAANQENPTFQKCLTGVRTTVEGGATLANAMKGYPKIFDELTTNMIEAGETGGILDVILQRLAGYVEKAVRLRGAVKSALIYPVSVISIALVVVGGLMIFVVPIFANLFAGLGVDLPLPTRIVMGTSNALGFFVFKLWFVWIPGTIAFVWGFRQVLKTRRGRYLFDKMLLNIPVMGMLLRKIAVARFTRTLGTLITSGVPILEGLSITARTSGNAVLEEALMKVRKAIEEGRTIVDPLKESGVFPNMVTQMIGVGEATGAMDAMLSKIADFYEEEVDTATKDMLTLLEPIMIGFLGVAVGGIVISLYMPLFAMIGKLAG
- a CDS encoding ATP-binding protein, which produces MNARIGSQFNERTWLTWLVKVRIIVITFLLGIGLAIIRLTTNNISEFGFVSVIVLWYTISVFYALLLSIWDDYLIQSRLQILADLVFVTAIVYLAGGSDTPFNFLYPLVIIIASIVLSRAWAYLVAALSFILFGATLELAYFDVIHSYATTRPDPKSLQAIIFINLFAFMAVAYLSSSLTTKLRQVDVQLQDKSGALEKLEALHENIINSMRGGVITTDLEGRVTLLNAPGQALLERRGRQALGQPVSKLFLDRLPDVSSSSIQGEVRSLTPSGKEKTFSITASPLTVPERGILGYVYAFSDLTEIRRLEREVRMRDRLSAVGRMAAGIAHEIRNPLSSIAGSVKLLSEISTLNDEQRTMVEIVTRESQRLNTIISDFLTYSREKRLEFTCLDLLPLLEDTLTLLENRPRKAPVEVVRRLEPGPAFSLVDGDRMKQVFWNICENALQAMPEGGRLTVSLRGDGDNWQISFADTGHGLASEQMDKIFEPFQTQFDGGTGLGLAIVYQIVQAHDGRIWARSAPGEGAEFTLELKRAAPPAEAEPAAAAVAKAGHG
- a CDS encoding sigma-54 dependent transcriptional regulator, encoding MANILLCDDERSICEMLDLALRKGGHRVETVNSGAAAKRKIDGALYDIIVTDVRMPSVDGLEVLRHARLISPDSLVLLITALDDSETPIQALNAGAFHFIRKGPALLEDVKAAIGLAAEKITLRQQNFAFRRDAASRNTLENFIGTSPPMQKLKETIRTVASTGSTIVIKGESGTGKELVARAVHACSPRAAEPFVSVNCGAFPETLLESELFGYVKGAFTGAGQNKSGLFEAANGGTLFLDEISETTPAMQVKLLRVLQERSLRPVGGTQEISVDVRVISATNKDLDELVASGGFREDLYYRLSVIPIVVPPLRERREDIPLLVLHFLKKYAPAAGKSIVRVTPQSLEALRDYDWPGNVRQLENTVERAVALETSDQLHVELPVERSKARTAGGPAPAAIPADGLDMEGYVASIERSLLESALRQSEGVQTRAAELLKLSYRSFRHLVKKYEI
- a CDS encoding tetratricopeptide repeat protein, with the protein product MSDAGNRQAAEDHYYSALDLYAEGRHQEAIEQYKKAIELDPSFTDAMHGLARAYQDLNRLDEAIEVAQKISTLDPNDTLAHTSLSILYQKKGMVPEAEEEANKARILGWKQQLKQKE
- a CDS encoding SAM-dependent chlorinase/fluorinase: MQRLITFTTDFGESDHYVGAMKGVILTINPAAQLVDICNSVHSYDVLDGALTIAQAYRYFPTDTVHLVIVDPGVGSSRRPLLVTAEKHVFLAPDNGVLSLVYEQEERLSVRHITADHYFLQPTSNTFQGRDLFAAVAGWLSKGVEVSKFGEEIDDFVRFAAPKPKPINDNLMKGVVLKVDKFGNLITNFTPRDLPRLFDPPTPPAFKVLIGKSEVTRLRTAYADGAAGEVFAILGSMGFLEIATHRGQASRVLGVDKGSDVGVLFEEAAPAEAAG
- a CDS encoding prolyl oligopeptidase family serine peptidase codes for the protein MRGVARLLWILGVVVGMAAVTLAQQNSGNDGGAGTSATSAETNPAGPPPAKVGAVEDTLNGHKIADPYRWLENRDDPDAQAWVSKELAYTRSLLDPLPGRDQIHARLEQLLTIGTINTPQIAGPYYLYTRREGHQNQPVLYVRRGVHGKDRALLDVNAMAADGTVALDWWFPSRDGKYVAYGTSPSGSEISTLHVLETATGKLLPDEIPQTRAASLDWKLDGSGFYYTRYPKKGEVAAGEEMYNRHVFYHVLGSKPEGDPLIFGKGRDPQEWPGVGLSNDGRWLMVAAYQGWTKSELFVREATSEGDFTPLTEGKNFIYNAEIYNGDIYIMTNEDAPRYRVFKVAAANPARANWKEIIPQSDAVLTSTKIIGGQLFAEYEKNASSQLRLFTTGGKFLKDVNLPTIGTIIGLGGEWNSKEAFYGFQSYTVPPTIYHYPLATGVSSQWAKVAAPSVDSAAYQVKQMWFLSKDGTKVPMFVVAKRGLVLNGQNPTLLTGYGGFNISSTPAFRRGVYLWLEHGGVFAEANMRGGSEFGEDWHRAGMLGNKQNVFDDFIAAAEFLISQKYTDKEHLAIQGGSNGGLLMGAAFTQRPDLFRAVVCQVPLLDMLRYQNFQIAKLWIPEYGSADDAKQFEWLYAYSPYHHVKEGQSYPAILFMTADTDTRVDPMHAKKMAALMQARAANGSDAKRPILLRIEPKAGHGAGKPIAKIIGENTDIYSFLFWQLGVKP